The sequence GGGGCGGGCTCGATCTTGGATTCAGTCGGCCGGACCTCGGGCTTGCTAGCTTCCGGCTTGGGCGGGGCCGGCGGCACCGCGGCCGTCGCCGCGGCAAGCGTCGACAGGCGCGCAGCGAGACGCGACGGGGCGGCCTCGGGAGCAGGGGCCGCGGCCTGGACCTGCGGAGCAGGCCGGGCCGAGGGAGTATCCGAGGCGTCGGCAACGTCGGTGGAGGTGTCGGCGCCATTGCGCTCGGTGACGGCGGCAACGGTGTGCGTGGTCGCGCCCTTCTCGAGGTTTTCCGCGAGCAGGTTGCGCATGATGGCGTCGCGCGAGCCGCCGCTGCGGCCGCCCAGCACCACGCCGATCAAATGGCGGTTGCCGCGGCGCATCGAGGACACGAGGTTGAAGCCGGAGGCGCGGGTGTAGCCGGTCTTGATGCCGTCGACGCCTTCCACGCTGCCGAGCAGGTGATTGTGGTTGCGGATCGACTGGCCGCGCCAGTTGAACGTCGAGGTGGCGAAATAGCGATAGTAGCGCGGGAAGCGCTCCTGGATGGCCCGGCCGAGCGTGGCCTGGTCGCGCGCGGTCGTGACCTGCTCGTCGTTGGGAAGGCCGTTGGCATTGCGATAGACCGTCCGGGACATGCCGAGCGAGCGCGCCTTGCGCGTCATCATCTGGGCGAAGTCGTCTTCATCGCCGGCGATCGCTTCCGCGATGACCACGGCGGCGTCGTTGGCGGAGCGGGTGACGAGACCCTTGATCGCGTCCTCGACGCGGATGGTCTGGCCGGCGCGCAGGTTCAGCTTGGTCGGATCCTGATCGGCGGCATGCTGGGACACCGGCATCTCGGTATCGAGCTTCATCTTGCCGGACTCGAGACGCTCGAACAGCAGGTAGAGCGTCATGATCTTGGTGAGCGAGGCAGGGTGGCGGATTCCGTCCGGGTTGTTCGACTGAAGCACCGCGCCGGAATTGCCGTCGACGATGATGGACGCGAATTTCGGGCTGGAGCTCTCGGATACGTCGCGCTGCACCCGGTGGTGCGCGTAGTGGCGCCGGTGGCGCCGCGCCTCGGCAGCATCGGTGGTGAAGATGACTGCGGTGGTGACCGTAAGAAGCCCGAAAACGCCAACCCGCGCCAAGCGCGAGGAAGACAAGTTTTTACGAAGCATGGAACCCCGTCCCCGTTTCTGACTTGATCACCGGCCCGTGAGGCGAAATTGTGCCCATCGGACCCGGGATCATTACCTGCTCAGGCTGTCCCTCCGCGGGTGTTCGCTGCGGGGGACGTTGGGCCTGAGCCGCTGTTCTGGCTAAGGTGATGTTCTCAAACGGCTTTGGCCGATTGCAGAAGCTGAACACGTCCAGGGAATCAGGGTAGGGGCCCGCGGTTTCCAAAAGCTTAAGGAACCCTTGCGGGAAACCCCGGGAATCTCCGCGATTTGCATATAGTTTTTGTGCGGCGCACAAGATTCTTGACTTTATTGTGCGTTGCACTAATTATGGGCACAGTCAGGGAGCCGGGGCTTCCCGACGAGAGCCAGGGAAAAGGATTCCGAAATGTTCAAGGTTGAAGACTTTCAGAACTACGGGAAAGAGCACTTCGAGCAGTGCGTTGCCTCCGCGACCTCGGTGCAGCACGGCCTCCAGGCGATCGCCAGCGCCTATGGCGACTACACCAAGAAGTCGTTTGAAGACACCAAGTCCTTCGTCGAGAAGCTTTCCGGCGTGAAGTCGCTGGACAAGGCCATGGAAGCCCAGACCGACTTCGCCCGTTCCGCCTACGAGACCTTCGTCGCGGAATCGCAGAAGATCGCCGGCCTTTACAACGACCTCGCCAAGCAGGCGTTCAAGCCGGTCGAGACCATCGTGTCGAAGTTCACCCCGGCCGCCAACTAAGCTTTCCCGGATATCCTGAAAGCAAAAGCCCGGCTGAATAGCCGGGCTTTTCGTTTGTCGCGACAGGTTCGTCTCGGCGCACCACGCGCCGCTTGGACGGCCGGCTCGTTCGATCTTCCTGAATGTGCGCGGACGGTCGGGTTCGCCGAATTGCTCGGGGCGAGCTTGCTGGAGCTGCTCGCGCAAGATTGCGATGCGCTGGCGATGGGTTCGCTGCCGGTTGTTCACCCGCACGAAGATCACGATGCTCACGGGTCCCGGCATTTCGCACCGCTTCTTCCTTGCCCGATTTTGCGCCAGGCGATTCAGGCGGCAGCTCGACTTAACCGTAGAAGTCCGGAGACGATCCCGCGCGAAACCGTCACAGCTCAGTTGGCCGGCGGGTTCCTGATCAACATGTTCTAACCAGGCGGCGCGGAAATTTTTGTCAAATCGGTCCGGATTGACTAACCTCGGTCAGGATCGTCCGGATCGGGAATCGGGACCGTCGCGGCCGCATCGGCCGGACCTTTGCACGCTTGCGGCGAGCCGGGGGCGGGCCCATATTGTTGACGACCGATACGGCTTGGACCGGACCGGTTGGAAGCGGCGATCCAACGAGGCGGTGCGCCTGTGTGAAGCTCCGAAGGCCGGGGCTCCGCGGCAGACCGTCATACGCTTCCGTGGGGACCTTGAACGCCTGAGCCATGCCGCAACTGTTGTCCAGACTCGACCTGTCCGCGGCCATCGCCGCTCCCGCTCCCCGGATGAGCAATGACGAGAACCGTTCCGGCAGTCCGACGGGTCCGAACACCTCTGTCATCACCAAGGTCAAGCCGAAGACCAAGCGACCGAACCTCTACCGCGTATTGATCCTGAACGACGACTACACGCCGATGGAATTCGTCGTCCATGTGCTGGAGAAGTTCTTCCAGAAGGACATCGAGGCGGCGACCAAGATCATGCTGCACGTTCACCATCACGGTATCGGGGAGTGCGGCGTGTTCACCTACGAGATCGCCGAGACCAAGGTGACGCAGGTGATGGACTTCGCCCGCAAGCACCAGCATCCGCTGCAATGCGTGATGGAAAAGAAGTAGGGTAGGTTACCTTACGGCGCGTCTTGAGGGCGGCTCTCGTGTCTGTCGCAAGGTGATTGTCGCGTGATGCCTGCGCGCGATGTCTGCTGCAGCCGGCAGGATTTGAGGAATTCTGCACCGGCGCCGACCCTGCCCAAATCGGAACGGGTTTTGCATTGAAAATAGCCCAGGTGGCTAGCTGCCGAGTCGCGGAACCGGTCTTTCGCCGCGATCTTGTATAACTATATGTGACAAAGGTTGTTGTTGCCTGACCGGGCGATGGCGATCATGATGGTGGGGGCCATAGAGGACGCGAATGCCGACTTTTTCCCAAAGCCTTGAACAATCCCTGCATCGTGCGCTGGCGATCGCAAACGAGCGTCATCACCAATACGCGACGCTCGAGCATCTCCTGCTCTCCCTGATCGATGACTCCGATGCGGCCGCCGTCATGCGCGCCTGCAGCGTCGATCTCGACAAGCTCCGCACGAGCCTCGTCAATTATCTTGAGACCGAATTCGAGAACCTGGTGACGGATGGCGCCGACGATGCCAAGCCGACCGCCGGTTTCCAGCGCGTGATCCAGCGCGCGGTGATCCATGTGCAGTCGTCGGGTCGCGAAGAGGTGACCGGCGCCAACGTGCTGATCGCGATCTTCGCCGAACGCGAGAGTCATGCCGCTTACTTCCTGCAAGAGCAGGACATGACGCGCTACGATGCGGTCAACTACATCAGCCACGGCATCGCCAAGCGGCCGGGCGTCTCCGAGGCGCGCCCCGTGCGCGGCGTCGACGAGGAAACCGAGACCAAGGGCACCGAGGACGCCAAGAAGAAGGGCGAGGCGCTCGAGACCTATTGCGTCAACCTCAACAAGAAGGCGCGCGACGGCAAGATCGACCCGGTGATCGGACGCAATTCCGAGATCAATCGCGCGATCCAGGTGCTGTGCCGCCGGCAGAAGAACAATCCGTTGTTCGTCGGCGAAGCCGGCGTCGGCAAGACCGCGATCGCCGAAGGCCTCGCCAAGCGCATCGTCGACAGCGAGGTGCCGGAAGTTCTGGCGGCTGCGACCGTGTTCTCGCTGGACATGGGCACGCTGCTCGCCGGCACGCGCTATCGCGGCGATTTCGAAGAGCGTCTGAAGCAGGTGCTCAAGG is a genomic window of Bradyrhizobium sp. CB1717 containing:
- a CDS encoding phasin family protein, which encodes MFKVEDFQNYGKEHFEQCVASATSVQHGLQAIASAYGDYTKKSFEDTKSFVEKLSGVKSLDKAMEAQTDFARSAYETFVAESQKIAGLYNDLAKQAFKPVETIVSKFTPAAN
- a CDS encoding D-alanyl-D-alanine carboxypeptidase, with the protein product MLRKNLSSSRLARVGVFGLLTVTTAVIFTTDAAEARRHRRHYAHHRVQRDVSESSSPKFASIIVDGNSGAVLQSNNPDGIRHPASLTKIMTLYLLFERLESGKMKLDTEMPVSQHAADQDPTKLNLRAGQTIRVEDAIKGLVTRSANDAAVVIAEAIAGDEDDFAQMMTRKARSLGMSRTVYRNANGLPNDEQVTTARDQATLGRAIQERFPRYYRYFATSTFNWRGQSIRNHNHLLGSVEGVDGIKTGYTRASGFNLVSSMRRGNRHLIGVVLGGRSGGSRDAIMRNLLAENLEKGATTHTVAAVTERNGADTSTDVADASDTPSARPAPQVQAAAPAPEAAPSRLAARLSTLAAATAAVPPAPPKPEASKPEVRPTESKIEPAPLTNGVISSQPLSIIPGSSEPMKPVRVKTVQVKAGAVKVASAAPAPVAPQVTSTIASRSDVAETSGAVVARADLINKPEPQVQTEAPKADVARTELPRQPAGFGTGNGLLGVLPATTAAAPTPAAPKLASADPAPQPIQMSATTKPAVHSGWIVQVGALESENEAQQRIDAARSSARGLLSKADPFTEPVVAKDNRKLYRARFAGLERDQAEAVCRALKRADISCITVRN
- the clpS gene encoding ATP-dependent Clp protease adapter ClpS — its product is MSNDENRSGSPTGPNTSVITKVKPKTKRPNLYRVLILNDDYTPMEFVVHVLEKFFQKDIEAATKIMLHVHHHGIGECGVFTYEIAETKVTQVMDFARKHQHPLQCVMEKK